The Populus nigra chromosome 4, ddPopNigr1.1, whole genome shotgun sequence genome contains the following window.
GGCATAACCAGCTTGAAGTATCTATCAGCGGACAGTGACTGATTAAATTTGCCGCTATCTTGATTCTTGACACAGATCTTTTTCCGAAGACAATTGTTCTTCAGCATCTAAACTACCTGATTATGACACAGAGGTGTTCAGATTCCGGGATTGCGCACACAAACAATCTGGTAAAGGATTTACATAAAATGCTTCTTCTGAACGAAATCTATCCATGCCCTTTGTTCCTGGAATGGGGCCTTTCCTCTTCCTTGGGGAGCCTTGCCTGTGCGACCATTATGAGAAACgaagtttaaatttaaattagtggATTCTATTCTAAAATCTCAAATAGAACGCTGACTTGACCAATATATGGCCATTGACGATACCCTCAAAATCTCACCAAACGAGCATTAGTTTCCTGCAGTGCCACTGTAACTTGCAGCTGCGCAGTGTTAAGAGGACCTCACCTCTTCTCCTAGGCGTGCAGTGCCCGTGGGAAACTCAACTAGCGGAGAGGTTTATGGGTACTAAATATGATTACAGGGTGCTTAAGAATACATACCGTTTTTTGTGCCTTTCAATGATCTTGTCTGATAAAAGTTTGCCTTCTTTCTTTATTCCTTGCTCTATTTTATCAAACAGACGAACAAGTGCTTTCCTAATGGACAAAAAGCAGATGTTTAGTGCAAGTAAATTGAtcgaaataaaactaaaaaaatagacaagaaTATCTTATACTTGTCTGGGGAAATTGTTCTTCTATGTCCGAGAAAACGACGATGGCCTTCTACAGCCCTTGCCATATTTCCTGAGTACGTCGGCATGAATACATCACTTTCAACAGATAATATATAATCAAGCGCAGCCAGCTGAGTCGAATGATTGGCAAATGGTTCAAGCTCCTCAATAGATGCCAATTTTTCCTGCAAGATGTTTGAAGGAGATGCGTGAAAATTTAGCAGCTCTGTTTACAATTAGTCTTCATGCGAGCACAAAGTATCCATGCACACTTAGCATGCATGTGATTGGCAACGAAATGGCatagagaaagaaagggaaggGAATTTGTCTGACTCATAGATAGCTTGATTACAAACACTAAATTCCAAGAAATTACGGTTTTAAGTATACAACCGGGATCCTCTCATAATCTTTCTAAAATAAACTACTATTTTGATTattcacacacacaaaaaagatGAACATGAAAACAGCATACAAAATGCACAAGGCTAAATCAATGCAAGCAATTGATTACAAACACTAAATTCCAAAAATTATAGGCTATAGGATGAATGGTTTAAGTATTTACGTGGGATCCtcaaatcttttaaaacaagcTACAATTTTGATTATCCACAAAAAACGATGAACACAAAAACAGCATACAAAATGCATAAGGCAACATCAGCGACAGCAATTGTACTCATCATTAGTTGTGAACTTGGATTAGGTTGAATACTCAGATGTgagtgttaaatttttttcttttttcaacctTATGGTTTTTTACTGAAGTGTCAAGTTTAGCATTGTACTCAAAGCAAGGCATTTGAAACACGCACCTTGCTCATTAACATAGGATACCGGGATCGTAGATCATCCATATATGAATCACCTCCATATATCTCTCCCGCAGCAATGTATATAGGGGTATTTGATGGATAACCAAGAGCAGATAGAAATATTGCAGCCTCCTTTGGAGTTAAGGGGCAAAAACCTTTAGATCTTTGCTCCCTGGGATCAATATCCTTCACTTTCCACTCATCATTTGCGTCTCTGCAAGTCACAGATAAAATTACTTAGCAGAAAACCTGAGCTCTTAATTGAATTCGCTATCACATAACTGCAGCAAAATTACCTGATCTTTTTTAGTTCATCTGCTTCAGCAGGAGATAAACCATGTGTGCATCCAGTGAAGGCAAGAATGTCCTTCTCATATCGTAAGTGCAGAGCAATGTAAGTGCCATATGATCTCATGCGGTCCACCAACAACTACAGTGACCATGTAagttaaaatcatattaaacaGTCATTGCACATACAAGAATCATATTTTCACCTTTCCCATCGCTTCAATTTGAGGTGCGAAACAGAGGGCTTCATAACAGGCACGGCAACGCAGCTTCTGAATATCAGCAGGGAGATTGTTATTTGCTAGTCGAGAGTCAGTCTTGGCAGCCAGAATAATCTGCGAAAACAAATTTACGTTGGGAAACTGTGTTAGaatttcaataataaatgaGAGTAAAACCAACAGATGGAAATCATAAATATCTCATAACTAGGTGAAACTGAGCATTCTAATTGATATACCTTATAATCAGCCCACATGCTTGCTATCTCCCCCTGGTAATAGTCCATACCAGACcagcttttaaaatatttatctgcTTTTGTAGCACCACCCATTTCCATGGGGAGCttttttatgacttttataTCATTAGCTAGAGCGTTGATGAAATGATCTTCATTGAAGACATCTGAAAAGTTGCTgcaagacaataaaaaaaagagaagaaaagaaattatggcATCACGACATGAGAGGGGCCAACAACGTAAAAATCTCACAGAACTAAAATGACCTGGAATCTTGCCAATACGACTTTTTATCTAGTTCTGGAACAACAAGAGTAGCATTTATGATACGTGCAATAGCTACCATATCACATATCTGCAA
Protein-coding sequences here:
- the LOC133692484 gene encoding O-fucosyltransferase 7-like isoform X2, with the translated sequence MQMRRWKAVGLMRRILSCAICTIAMMSLLSVHLHMLPRHSKLPDPYKLPNPFPVWRTNCPRLWKPVPNRDYMPCTQPTPNYTAPPESRGYLLAHTNGGLNQMRAGICDMVAIARIINATLVVPELDKKSYWQDSSNFSDVFNEDHFINALANDIKVIKKLPMEMGGATKADKYFKSWSGMDYYQGEIASMWADYKIILAAKTDSRLANNNLPADIQKLRCRACYEALCFAPQIEAMGKLLVDRMRSYGTYIALHLRYEKDILAFTGCTHGLSPAEADELKKIRDANDEWKVKDIDPREQRSKGFCPLTPKEAAIFLSALGYPSNTPIYIAAGEIYGGDSYMDDLRSRYPMLMSKEKLASIEELEPFANHSTQLAALDYILSVESDVFMPTYSGNMARAVEGHRRFLGHRRTISPDKKALVRLFDKIEQGIKKEGKLLSDKIIERHKKRQGSPRKRKGPIPGTKGMDRFRSEEAFYVNPLPDCLCAQSRNLNTSVS
- the LOC133692484 gene encoding O-fucosyltransferase 7-like isoform X1, which translates into the protein MQMRRWKAVGLMRRILSCAICTIAMMSLLSVHLHMLPRHSKLPDPYKLPNPQIEIRDKILGTEQEQRWTSEFTPPNVFLGPLSSQQFPVWRTNCPRLWKPVPNRDYMPCTQPTPNYTAPPESRGYLLAHTNGGLNQMRAGICDMVAIARIINATLVVPELDKKSYWQDSSNFSDVFNEDHFINALANDIKVIKKLPMEMGGATKADKYFKSWSGMDYYQGEIASMWADYKIILAAKTDSRLANNNLPADIQKLRCRACYEALCFAPQIEAMGKLLVDRMRSYGTYIALHLRYEKDILAFTGCTHGLSPAEADELKKIRDANDEWKVKDIDPREQRSKGFCPLTPKEAAIFLSALGYPSNTPIYIAAGEIYGGDSYMDDLRSRYPMLMSKEKLASIEELEPFANHSTQLAALDYILSVESDVFMPTYSGNMARAVEGHRRFLGHRRTISPDKKALVRLFDKIEQGIKKEGKLLSDKIIERHKKRQGSPRKRKGPIPGTKGMDRFRSEEAFYVNPLPDCLCAQSRNLNTSVS
- the LOC133692484 gene encoding O-fucosyltransferase 7-like isoform X3 codes for the protein MPCTQPTPNYTAPPESRGYLLAHTNGGLNQMRAGICDMVAIARIINATLVVPELDKKSYWQDSSNFSDVFNEDHFINALANDIKVIKKLPMEMGGATKADKYFKSWSGMDYYQGEIASMWADYKIILAAKTDSRLANNNLPADIQKLRCRACYEALCFAPQIEAMGKLLVDRMRSYGTYIALHLRYEKDILAFTGCTHGLSPAEADELKKIRDANDEWKVKDIDPREQRSKGFCPLTPKEAAIFLSALGYPSNTPIYIAAGEIYGGDSYMDDLRSRYPMLMSKEKLASIEELEPFANHSTQLAALDYILSVESDVFMPTYSGNMARAVEGHRRFLGHRRTISPDKKALVRLFDKIEQGIKKEGKLLSDKIIERHKKRQGSPRKRKGPIPGTKGMDRFRSEEAFYVNPLPDCLCAQSRNLNTSVS